A genomic region of Caenorhabditis elegans chromosome V contains the following coding sequences:
- the F21D9.2 gene encoding uncharacterized protein (Confirmed by transcript evidence), whose amino-acid sequence MAEATSKLDFQMKELNTPARLVESEARVPGSQARVVESEDRVPGSQARVVETVARVPGSQARVVESEDRVPGSQARVVETDKWKCAVKLFALFCFTASYVFYTGLAALAFYLLSHGLPVEPKRRKDMNALTLYDIAVRIRIISFITVASFFATLVFIIFSSVKLCSIEKEKRMKIFLRYVQKYASEIAVQPYIILLAVLICVYPETKFDDDEKLYYNIGAILLYFIVGYLTVAELSIEKASMFSPRETKILYVLWGFFALLHLSPNFFGLYITVSWAFAPAVSFSGQCCAMRCAYFLGKIKSGKVTGNTQSHEQNNMQNREQNHVQNHEQNVEQNHVP is encoded by the exons atGGCAGAAGCAACATCGA AATTGGACTTTCAAATGAAGGAACTCAATACTCCTGCACGTTTGGTGGAATCTGAAGCTCGTGTGCCGGGCTCTCAAGCTCGTGTGGTGGAATCTGAAGATCGTGTGCCGGGCTCTCAAGCTCGTGTGGTAGAGACTGTAGCTCGTGTGCCGGGCTCTCAAGCTCGTGTGGTGGAATCTGAAGATCGTGTGCCGGGCTCTCAAGCTCGTGTGGTGGAGACTGATAAGTG gaaatgcGCTGTGAAACTGTTTGCACTATTTTGCTTTACCGCTTCCTATGTGTTCTACACAGGTTTGGCTGCCTTAGCATTTTATCTACTGTCTCATGGCCTTCCTGTTGAACCAAAACGCAGAAAGGATATGAACGCATTGACTCTTTATGACATTGCTGTACGCATCCGGATTATTTCGTTTATTACGGTAGCTTCGTTCTTTGCCACATtggtttttattatattttcaagtGTCAAATTGTGTTCtatcgaaaaagaaaagag aatgaaaatttttctgagataCGTCCAGAAATATGCCTCGGAAATTGCTGTGCAGCCTTACATTATTCTTCTAGCTGTTTTGATTTGTGTATATCCGG AAACCAAGTTTGACGACGATGAAAAACTCTATTACAACATTGGGGcgattttattgtattttattgtAGGTTATTTGACCGTTGCTGAATTGA gtaTTGAGAAAGCGTCAATGTTTTCTCCTAGGGAAACGAAGATTCTTTACGTTTTATGGGGTTTTTTCGCCCTTCTCCATCTGTcccctaatttttttggattatatATAACCGTCTCCTGGGCATTCGCAC cggcTGTTAGCTTTTCCGGGCAGTGCTGTGCGATGCGATGTGCGTACTTTCTGGGTAAAATTAAAAGTGGCAAAGTGACTGG CAATACACAGAGTCATGAGCAGAATAATATGCAGAACCGTGAGCAGAACCATGTGCAGAACCACGAGCAGAACGTCGAGCAAAACCATGTGCCGTAG
- the F21D9.4 gene encoding YitH/HolE acetyltransferase (GNAT) domain-containing protein (Confirmed by transcript evidence) — MSPKYAKTFGFTEMLAYWQMEANIEPKKMKIPENLVTEYTTKDWREVNAEQLEAYDLTICPRARRKIIRPWFEQDQSYTRVAFERNQNIVGYCTIRVINLNRLCTAPFYAENVHVAEQLLAGIRGMGIIPNFQNFEKIIFWYPEVNKDVERLLQKFAPDGGFSVHVDFRTQFTKTIIEARDEVVYAVSCSVHQFV; from the exons AAATGTTGGCATATTGGCAAATGGAAGCAAACATTGAGcccaagaaaatgaaaattccagaaaatttagtGACAGAGTATACTACAAAG GACTGGAGAGAAGTAAATGCTGAGCAGCTGGAAGCCTAtgatttgacgatttgcccAAGAGCCCGGCGGAAAATTATCAGGCCCTGGTTTGAGCAAGACCAGAGTTATACTCgg GTGGCATTCgaaagaaatcaaaatatcGTTGGCTACTGTACCATCCGAGTCATCAACCTCAATCGGCTTTGCACTGCCCCATTTTATGCTGAAAATGTGCATGTTGCTGAGCAATTGCTGGCGGGTATCAGGGGTATGGGAATCATaccgaatttccaaaatttcgagaaaatcatCTTCTGGTACCCAGAGGTCAATAAGGATGTTGAAAG ACTCCTTCAAAAATTCGCACCTGACGGCGGATTTTCTGTGCACGTGGACTTCCGTACTCAATTCACGAAAACGATAATTGAAGCGCGAGACGAAGTGGTGTATGCGGTGTCTTGTTCAGTTCAtcaatttgtttaa
- the F21D9.3 gene encoding Conotoxin superfamily T (Confirmed by transcript evidence) yields MYLLLTLLFVLFFSGSTLLAQCSGKKKGATSAKRKIFNDAPGTWSSSCCCFRSRRA; encoded by the coding sequence ATGTATTTACTTTTGACGCTTCTCTTCGTCCTCTTCTTTTCCGGAAGCACTCTGCTTGCCCAATGCTCTGGAAAGAAAAAGGGAGCAACTTCTGCCAAAAGGAAAATCTTCAACGATGCGCCCGGCACCTGGAGCAGCTCCTGCTGCTGCTTCCGCTCAAGGAGAGCCTGA
- the F21D9.1 gene encoding F-box domain-containing protein (Confirmed by transcript evidence), producing MHISKLLGTLYFRITFKEKPFKILNLPLVVLKNVMNQMNIRSIFKLSKTSKKMYKKLRYAKRNIYKLVIDNHFEYDVGNNFPLLYQRIIIFEKKNDFVSVYRAMCKKKSSDPSTLAKYSVHFWVEWFYKIDKFGERKLVNSVYKYRNAKKCWKLLTRFDELFSIDHVDLVIDRSKLFRFHTTLEHPLFRKCDYVEIVKSYSYLTNNDMQFVLNNFNLKNGMLVKCLFWKDFKLELLFKIPRLDIFNAQQFTLDVLIKMDCKVIKLWKHELGPHHINQFIHLWMAGAMPNLRRLRCNDFCSPWQMDEILRGVEHSKWDGERRARIFCDGIERINCGIGDDIVRNDGVLATVFYINRCVDFLVWHDNKF from the exons ATGCATATTTCCAAATTACTAGGCACCTTATATTTCCGGATAACATTCAAG gaaaaaccATTCAAAATACTCAATCTACCGcttgttgttttgaaaaacgtgATGAATCAAATGAATATTCGTTCAAT tttcaaacTATCGAAGACATCAAAAAAgatgtacaaaaaattgagatacgCCAAAAGGAACATATACAAGTTAGTTATCGACAATCACTTCGAATATGACGTTGGAAACAACTTTCCTCTACTATACCAAAGAATCataatattcgaaaaaaagaacgaCTTTGTGTCCGTCTATCGTGCAATGTGTAAGAAAAAGTCTTCAGATCCATCAACTTTAGCCAAATACAGTGTGCATTTCTGGGTAGAGTGGTTTTA caaaatagACAAATTCGGAGAAAGAAAACTTGTTAATTCGGTATACAAATATagaaatgcgaaaaaatgttggaaactCTTAACTCGATTCGATGAACTATTTTCAATCGACCACGTGGATTTGGTAATTGATAGGAGTAAACTTTTTCGGTTTCACACAACACTAGAACATCcattatttcgaaaatgtgaTTATGTGGAGATTGTTAAAAGTTATTCGTATTTGACGAACAATGATATGCAATTTGtattgaacaatttcaatttgaaaaatggaatgcTGGTTAAATGTTTGTTTTGGAAGGATTTCAAACTGGAATTG CTGTTCAAAATTCCTCGATTGGATATTTTCAATGCACAACAGTTCACACTAGATGTATTAATAAAAATGGATTGTAAGGTCATCAAATTATGGAAACATGAACTCGGACCACACCATATCAATCAATTTATTCATTTGTGGATGGCGGGAGCAATGCCCAATTTACGAAGACTTCGCTGCAACGACTTTTGTAGCCCTTGGCAGATGGATGAAATTCTCCGTGGCGTTGAACATTCGAAGTGGGATGGGGAACGTCGAGCAAGGATTTTTTG CGATGGAATTGAACGAATTAACTGTGGAATTGGAGACGATATCGTTCGAAATGATGGAGTACTTGCAACTGTGTTTTACATAAATAGATGTGTCGATTTTCTTGTATGGCATGacaacaaattttaa